In one window of Pseudobdellovibrionaceae bacterium DNA:
- a CDS encoding FKBP-type peptidyl-prolyl cis-trans isomerase: MSEKVYKGILVLVVLSGLVFIGVFLKESMNNPTAPKKEGETSEAKVKRSVPPAPDYSSITIRDSITRDILVGEGAVVAETSSLDMSYLAWIYDPAQKGNKGRRLFTDEANKVQSIAMGAEQIPKGLEKALVGVRAGGQREIIVPWSLAYGEDGLAGEVPPKAILLYEVTVKGVR, encoded by the coding sequence ATGTCTGAGAAAGTTTATAAAGGTATTTTGGTTTTGGTTGTACTTTCCGGCTTGGTGTTCATTGGTGTATTTTTAAAAGAATCCATGAACAATCCAACAGCCCCAAAAAAAGAAGGGGAGACTTCTGAGGCCAAAGTAAAGCGATCTGTTCCCCCGGCTCCCGACTACAGTTCTATTACCATTCGAGATTCAATAACACGAGATATACTTGTGGGTGAGGGAGCTGTAGTGGCTGAAACGAGCTCTCTCGATATGTCTTATTTGGCGTGGATCTATGATCCTGCGCAAAAGGGCAATAAAGGTCGCCGATTATTTACAGATGAGGCCAATAAGGTTCAATCCATTGCTATGGGTGCTGAACAAATACCCAAAGGTTTAGAAAAGGCCTTAGTTGGCGTGCGAGCCGGGGGGCAACGAGAAATTATTGTGCCCTGGTCGCTGGCTTATGGTGAAGATGGATTGGCCGGTGAGGTTCCGCCCAAAGCCATTTTGCTTTATGAAGTGACGGTCAAAGGAGTGCGATGA
- a CDS encoding mechanosensitive ion channel, which produces MDNSQLDQVSQFFNLFDIEKVALFLMSLFVLVGIVKVINYVAGLVERAFPSRRLLVSQLETIISFFTYIFGINVLFFTIIRPPRELLLAAGGSLAVAVGLSMKDLVASIIAGLILIFDRPFQVGDRVSFNGTYGEIKSIGLRAVRLLTLDDSLVTIPNNKFINESVSSGNAGELDMMIVVNFYFDLDIDVEATTQRLRDVISTSRFVYLKKPIILNVKEDLVLGRPVMMITGKCYVLDVKYEKALETDIYTRANKIFKSNPRPTFAIHNVQ; this is translated from the coding sequence ATGGATAACAGTCAATTAGACCAAGTGTCGCAGTTTTTTAATTTGTTTGATATTGAAAAAGTCGCTCTATTTTTGATGAGTCTGTTTGTTCTAGTGGGAATTGTAAAGGTCATCAATTACGTGGCAGGATTAGTGGAGCGCGCCTTTCCCTCAAGACGGCTTCTCGTCTCGCAGCTTGAGACCATTATTTCGTTTTTCACCTACATCTTCGGCATTAACGTTCTGTTTTTTACTATTATTCGCCCGCCACGCGAACTTTTGCTTGCCGCTGGGGGAAGCCTTGCCGTCGCGGTGGGGCTTTCGATGAAAGATCTTGTGGCCTCAATCATAGCTGGCCTAATTCTTATTTTTGATCGGCCCTTTCAAGTGGGCGATCGGGTTAGTTTTAACGGTACCTATGGGGAAATCAAATCCATTGGGCTAAGAGCTGTGCGGCTTCTCACCCTTGATGATAGCTTGGTCACTATCCCAAATAACAAATTCATTAATGAATCAGTCAGCTCAGGGAACGCCGGCGAGCTTGACATGATGATCGTGGTGAATTTTTATTTCGACCTCGATATAGACGTAGAGGCCACGACTCAGCGACTTCGCGACGTCATTTCCACCAGTCGATTTGTGTATTTAAAAAAACCCATTATTTTAAATGTAAAAGAAGACCTCGTGCTTGGGCGGCCCGTCATGATGATCACGGGCAAATGTTATGTGCTTGATGTAAAATATGAAAAAGCACTTGAAACAGATATTTACACCCGGGCCAATAAAATATTTAAATCAAACCCTCGCCCCACATTTGCCATTCACAATGTGCAGTAG
- a CDS encoding TetR/AcrR family transcriptional regulator, producing MVDSILEATIRILKSSPEPKLTTSSIAGKAGISVGSLYQYFPNKQSIIAALIRWHSKDSIEKLKMVLKTEKPESLSRTIEILVRFAVDYHLDRRTIYKFMSKHLYSLDCEPYVAEARNRATDMIDDYCATHSIAEDHPQRRQAIYLSTIAVMGIVDYFIAIDDSQLSREDIYEQAQKLVSQYL from the coding sequence ATGGTCGACAGCATCCTTGAAGCCACCATTCGTATTTTAAAAAGTTCACCAGAACCCAAACTAACCACCTCAAGTATCGCCGGAAAGGCTGGCATCAGTGTGGGATCGCTTTATCAGTACTTCCCGAACAAACAATCTATCATTGCGGCATTGATTCGGTGGCACTCCAAAGACAGTATTGAAAAACTTAAAATGGTTTTGAAAACCGAAAAGCCAGAGAGTCTAAGTCGCACGATTGAAATACTCGTGCGCTTTGCCGTAGACTACCACCTCGACCGTCGAACCATTTATAAATTTATGTCCAAACATCTTTATTCTTTGGACTGCGAACCCTATGTGGCGGAAGCAAGAAATCGAGCCACGGATATGATTGACGATTACTGCGCGACCCATTCTATTGCCGAAGATCACCCGCAACGTCGACAGGCCATTTACCTATCGACCATCGCGGTTATGGGAATAGTGGATTATTTCATTGCCATTGATGACAGCCAGCTGTCTCGCGAGGACATCTACGAACAAGCCCAAAAATTGGTGAGCCAATATTTATAG